The Pseudomonas fluorescens genome includes a window with the following:
- a CDS encoding class I adenylate-forming enzyme family protein, with amino-acid sequence MEHSIGNWVGRSAARFGNKPAIIFEGKYWSFLDIDVQSSRLAASLESMGVKREDVVSIYSPNSPEWIITYYAILKIGAIVNPLNTMLTAREAAFAIKNCGAVAVFSTSDKLLALQEHIGPTEVISLISFDGITVAGMRHFNLLVDANVAVREYPVTGIQKDDISTIGYTSGTTGQPKGAVLSHRCILTNVSMTATMHLRTASDIAVSALPLSHVYGNVVMNSAIAYGMTLVLHKTFDAEAILSSIQIYGATLLEGVPTMYIYLLNCPNLGAYDVSSLTRCTVGGQMMPYTAMENVERALGCRLLELWGMTELGGLGTTHSLYGERRLGSIGVALPHLEARIAQLELDGDALPLGEIGELQIRGPVVMKHYLGRPDATAETKTDEGWLRTGDLARMDSEGFIYIVDRLKDMFITAGFNIYPAELERVIAEHPSVAMVAVGSVLDEIKGELAKAYIVPKTGYEIDIQQIERHCRDRLAAYKVPRLFQIVEDLPKTSSGKVMRRMLRQIFESKL; translated from the coding sequence ATGGAACATTCAATCGGAAATTGGGTTGGGCGATCAGCTGCACGCTTCGGCAATAAACCTGCGATTATTTTCGAAGGCAAATATTGGTCTTTCCTAGATATCGACGTGCAGTCATCTCGCCTGGCTGCAAGTTTAGAATCGATGGGTGTGAAGCGAGAGGATGTAGTTTCGATTTACTCACCCAATTCACCAGAGTGGATCATCACCTACTACGCCATATTAAAAATAGGTGCGATCGTCAACCCACTCAATACGATGCTTACCGCCCGTGAAGCGGCGTTTGCGATAAAAAACTGTGGCGCAGTGGCAGTATTTTCTACTTCAGACAAACTGTTGGCTTTACAGGAGCATATCGGGCCAACGGAAGTTATATCACTAATCTCTTTCGACGGGATAACAGTCGCGGGGATGCGACATTTCAATCTGCTGGTCGATGCCAACGTTGCAGTGCGTGAATATCCAGTTACGGGCATTCAAAAAGATGATATCTCAACCATTGGTTACACGTCCGGCACAACAGGACAACCCAAAGGCGCAGTGCTTTCACATAGATGCATTCTCACAAACGTTTCCATGACTGCAACAATGCATTTACGTACAGCGTCTGACATTGCGGTCAGCGCGCTACCACTGTCTCATGTCTATGGGAACGTAGTCATGAATTCAGCGATTGCATACGGAATGACACTGGTATTGCATAAAACGTTTGATGCAGAGGCCATTTTATCCAGCATTCAAATCTATGGTGCGACCCTCTTAGAAGGCGTGCCTACCATGTACATCTATCTTCTCAATTGCCCTAACCTCGGCGCCTACGACGTGTCTTCATTAACGCGATGTACCGTAGGTGGACAAATGATGCCCTATACGGCAATGGAAAATGTCGAGCGCGCATTAGGTTGCCGACTTCTGGAGTTGTGGGGTATGACCGAACTCGGCGGATTAGGCACAACCCACTCTTTATATGGTGAGCGCCGACTGGGATCCATTGGCGTAGCCCTTCCTCATCTGGAAGCGCGCATTGCCCAGCTTGAGCTTGACGGGGATGCCCTGCCGCTCGGTGAAATAGGCGAGCTTCAGATTCGCGGCCCAGTAGTAATGAAGCATTACTTGGGGCGCCCTGATGCAACAGCCGAAACAAAAACAGATGAAGGCTGGCTTCGTACCGGCGACCTGGCAAGAATGGACTCTGAGGGTTTTATTTATATCGTTGACCGCCTCAAGGACATGTTCATTACTGCGGGCTTCAACATCTATCCCGCTGAGCTTGAGCGCGTGATTGCGGAGCACCCGTCAGTGGCGATGGTTGCGGTAGGAAGCGTATTGGATGAGATCAAAGGCGAGCTAGCCAAGGCCTACATTGTGCCCAAAACCGGATACGAGATTGACATTCAACAAATAGAGCGCCACTGCCGTGATCGACTAGCGGCGTACAAGGTGCCCCGCCTGTTCCAAATCGTCGAAGATTTGCCCAAAACGAGCAGCGGTAAAGTGATGCGGCGGATGCTTCGTCAAATATTTGAGTCAAAGCTGTAA